One region of Eleutherodactylus coqui strain aEleCoq1 chromosome 5, aEleCoq1.hap1, whole genome shotgun sequence genomic DNA includes:
- the LOC136628788 gene encoding proteinase-activated receptor 1-like, with translation MAILMFVLKIRIKTPATIYMLNLATADLLFVAVLPFNIVYRFSGNNWQIGDGMCRIVTATFYCNMYCSILLMMSISVDRYMAVVFPIRSLSWRSMRRAWLVCGFIWLVSMAGTAPLLLNKQTANIESLNITTCHDVLELEDQLNFYMYYFTTFSSIFFLFPLIIIVFCYTEIVRTLSKSSKNIGNSSKKTRAIILTIIVLIVFIICFAPTNIIFLIHVLDFLHEYSDSLYFICILWGCISSISNCLDPLIYYYASSMCRNYVSSLLCYKMSDKLQTRHQLQTPKQSCTESSFIK, from the coding sequence ATGGCAATTCTAATGTTTGTATTGAAGATAAGAATCAAGACACCAGCAACAATATATATGCTGAACTTGGCGACAGCTGATCTGCTCTTTGTTGCTGTGTTGCCTTTCAATATTGTCTATAGATTCTCTGGAAACAATTGGCAAATTGGGGATGGCATGTGCCGAATTGTCACTGCGACATTTTACTGTAACATGTACTGCTCCATCCTGCTCATGATGAGTATCAGTGTGGACAGATACATGGCTGTAGTGTTTCCAATACGTTCTCTTTCCTGGCGCTCAATGAGACGGGCATGGCTAGTATGTGGCTTCATCTGGCTTGTATCCATGGCTGGCACTGCTCCTCTGCTGCTCAACAAGCAAACTGCTAACATAGAATCACTGAACATTACAACTTGCCATGATGTGCTGGAATTAGAAGACCAACTGAACTTCTACATGTACTACTTTACCACcttttcttcaatttttttcttgtttccgTTGATTATTATTGTCTTCTGTTACACTGAAATTGTCCGAACCTTAAGTAAAAGCTCCAAGAACATTGGGAATTCTTCTAAGAAGACAAGAGCTATTATCTTAACCATTATAGTCCTTATTGTGTTCATAATTTGCTTTGCTCCAACAAATATCATATTCCTAATACATGTTCTGGACTTCCTTCATGAATATTCCGATTCTCTATATTTCATATGCATTCTGTGGGGCTGCATCAGCAGCATAAGTAATTGTCTTGATCCTCTAATCTATTACTATGCATCATCAATGTGTCGAAATTATGTATCTAGTCTATTATGCTATAAGATGTCTGATAAACTGCAAACCAGACACCAGCTCCAAACACCCAAGCAATCCTGTACAGAAAGTTCATTTATTAAGTGA